From the Drechmeria coniospora strain ARSEF 6962 chromosome 02, whole genome shotgun sequence genome, the window ACAAGAATCAGGGTCGGTACGCCGTCTTCGACATGGACAACACGAGCTACCAGTTCGACCTCGAGGAGTCGCTGCTGCCCTATCTCGAGAACAAGGCGGTCATCACGCGCGACAGCATGGATCCGTCCCTCAAGCTCATCCCCTTCAAGGACTCGGCCGGGCACAAGGAGAGCCTGTACAGCTACTATCATCGCCTGTGCGagatcgacgatgccgtctgCTATCCGTTCGCCGCCCAGATCTTCAGTGGCATCCCGCTCCGCAAGCTCAAGGtgcacgtcgacgagctcatgaAGCTCAAGggctcggtgccgacgacccTGTACCAGGGCGATACGGTCGTCAAGGTCGAGGTGCAACCGCCCAAGATCTACAGGGGCCAGGTTGAGCTGTTCAACAAGCTCAGGAacaacggcatcgacgtctACATCGTGAGCGCCGCCTCGGAGGAGCTCGTCCGCATGGTCGCCTCCGACCCCCAGTACGGCTACAACGTGACGGCCAAGAACGTCATCGGCGTCACCCTGCTCATGAAGAAACTCGCCACGGGCGAACTCACGTCGTCGCGCAAGCagatcgccgccggcacctaCGACGAAAAGGCCAACCTCGACCTCCAGATGACGCCCTACCTCTGGACCCCGGCCACTTGGAAGGCCGGCAAGTGGGCCGCCATCATGACCTACATCGACGAGTGGGAGCCGCCCATCCTCGCGGCCGGCGACACGCCCGACAGCGACGGGCCCATGCTCTtccgcgtcgacgtcgcgaGGGGCGGCAGACGTCTGTGGGTGAACCGCAAGGAGAAGTACATGCGCCAGCTCGAGGGCATGATAGAAAAGGCAAAGGCCGATCAGGAGCGCGAGGGGCTTCCCGTGACGGCTCACATGAACTGGCTCGTTGTGAAGCCCGAGCAAATTCTGTAGTGCCTAGGGCATTCGCCGTTCTGCTCTGCCATTTTCCCCTACATCTTTCTTCTTGGCTTTTTCTGCCGCCTGACGAGCGATCCTTTGGGAGCATCCATTGTACATATCTGCATGCATAAATAGACAGCGATCTAACGAGTACTtgaccaagtacatgccccAGCGCCTTCGCCCGTGTGCTCGATGGTCCAttcgcacatgtactgtacacttgcCTCGGTAGCCGTGTATGATCGCACGGCCGACTCATCAATCGATCGTTCTATTTCATGCACACTTACACACCCATTACGTACTGGCAATGGGTATTATGTTGAGGCCGGTGTGAAGCCGCCTGCAGGCACGTTCTGTGCTGCACCCGACTGACATAAGCAAGTTCCCGTTTAGGTCAGGACCCTCCATTGCTGCGACGGTACGCTGttggtgtacaagtattattattaatacgactacttaagtacttaagtgcagtacagagtacggagtacagtatgtactgtgcttaagaaagtacggagtactccgtacaactaataaagtacttagttgtacatgctCAGTGTAcctactctgtacttgtgctggatttttacatgtattacttgatactgtactccgtacagagtactctgCGAAATACTTGCAGCACTACCTGCGAAATATTTGCAGCGATTctccgtaatacttggtGATGCATCATCGTACGTCATTCGACAGCCAGCCTCCAACACATCCTCCAACACATCCTCCAACACATCCTCCACCACGTCCGCCAAGAGGGATCAAGGCAACAGTCTTTGCTGTCAAGCTCGACGTCACGTAGCATTGTGCCGACATCACAGATACCCAACCCCCCAGGTAGACGGACAGATCCGTCGCCCGCCGCACGCAGCACAATGACCTCGGCCATGCTTCGGCTCGTTCCCCGAACCCTTCCCTCCCGCTGTGCACCAGCAGCTCTCCGGCGGACGCTCTTCTCCCACCGACCGTCGGCACGAGCGACGGAGGAATTCGACATCACAAAGCTCAACGCCAAGCGGCGCGACTACGAGCAGAATCGGaccgccttcctcgccgccggtgccctcgccggcatcgtctccTTTGTCTACACGGCATGGAAACTCAAGCAGGCGCTCGACGGCTCGGGCGAGAGGTCCAAGCTGGCCGTCAAATGCgacgcgccgtcgtcgattcCCACGGAGACGTTCAagaccgaggccggcgagaagCGAAAGGTGGTCCtgcatgacgacgagggtcGGGAAATCATACCGACCGGCCACGGCCTCGTCAAGGCGTTCCCGCGCGCCATCGAACTTGACATGCCCACGGCGCGGCAGGGACTAGACCGAAACGAGGCGTCCATGGCGGCCTCCATCTCGGACGAAGCGGGTGTCGAGTTCACcctcgtcgggctcggcATGCGGACCGTCACCTTTATCGGCATCCAGGTCTACCTTGTCGGCTTGTACGTGGCCACCCAGGACATTGCCCGGCTGCAGCACCACCTCGTCAAGAAGATCAACCCGCTCGCGACGACGCTCATCCCgacggagaaggaggcgCTGCGCAAGgccctgctcgacgccgtcgagggcgacgagacgTGGGACTCGATCCTCCAAGAGTCCGGGTGCCGCACCGCCCTCCGCATCGTTCCCGTTCGCGACACCGACTTCCACCACCTGCGCGACGGCTTCGTGCGAGCCATCCAGGCGCGCTCGCAGCGAGGCACGGCCTACAACGACGAGGCCTTTGCCGGGGCCATGAAGCGGTTCAAGGTCATGTTCAACCGCGGGTCGGtgccgaagaagaaggaaCTGCTGCTctgccgcgacggcgccggtgcctTGTCGGTCCTGtacggcgatggcgagcggACGAAGAAGCGGGAGCCGACGCGAGAGGTCAtgggcaccgtcgacgacgagcgcctcTCCCGGCTGCTGTGGTTGAACTACCTGTCCGGCAGCAAGGTGGCgtcggaggaggcgaggaggaacATAATCGAGGGCATCATGGAGCTCGTAGAGCGACCGGTGGGCACCGTCGCGGCCCAAGTCGTGTGATGGtcaagggggggggggggggggggggacgccGGCAGGCGTGGCAGGTTGGAGCACCTGCCCGGTTATTACCTGCGAGGACGTGCGTGGACATTTCGTGCCACGCATGGCAAGCAAGAGGCGCGCCGGTGCATCAAAAGTTCTGCATCAAAGGGACACTGGCCAACTCGTCAAGTTCACAACCGTTCGAGACTTTGTGCCATTGGCGAATTCTAGCACTCCCACGAGCCGGTCAACGCCGCTCTATCCGCGTCTAGCATCCATGTCTAGTAGCATCCGTGTCTAGCATCCGTGCTTAGCATCTGCGTCTAGCCTACGCCACTAGGCATCCGCCTCGGGTGTGACGATGGCTCCGTCACAGCCGGCTTCTGACTAGAAATCAGGCCCATCTCCGCTCGCGGATGCGCCGGGCCGCTTACGCCTTGAGGGCACCGGCCGATTTGACCAGCTCAATCAGCTTGCCCGACTTGAAGAGTTCCTGGAGGTCCGAGTTGCCGCCAATGTGCTTCTGCTGGATGAAGACGTTGGGGACGGTGCGCTGGCCCGAGATTTCCTCGAGGGCCTCCTGGAGGGCGCTGCCATCGGCTGCAAGGTGTCAATGGCGACTGTGCATGATCGCAGCGCCCGGCGCACGGGGGCGGCATGCGTCTGGAGGGGAGAGATGGGGGTGAGGGGAGACCTACGGTCGTTGTCGAGCTCCAGCAGGGCGTAGTCGACGTTGAGGTTGTTCAGCGTCTGCTTCGTGGCCTTGCAGTAGGGACAGTACGATTTGGAGAAGACAACTGCGGCGACGTGTTACTAGCCGGCCCCGAGCTTCGACGGTAGATGCATACGAGATGAAGGAGGTGGGAAGCGAGTTTGGATCGAGGTGAGGGgatggaggggaggggaggtaGGCTGGGTGAGGAATCCACGACGTACCGACAGCATTGTCGTTAATCATCTGCTGGACCTTCTTGCCTGCGTCTGCCATGTTCGCTTGTCGTTGGGGGGATGGTGTTGTTGAGAAGAATTGTCGGAAGATGCTGAACATGGGCGTCGCCTTGCGGGAGTGCAGTCTCGAGTATGCAAGAGGGGTAGCGAGCGAGATATATGTCTGCGGGGCAATCAATCGCTGCATCAAGCCGGTGGCGGTGGCAGCTTCGGGAGAGG encodes:
- a CDS encoding phosphorylcholine phosphatase, yielding MHPSSTVRPHASIVNRLPFSPPSPSPSLHTSSSDDDDDDETMRSFVCTALSLAVAGTLSLTEAAPGTRGKCTAGPRLTHWPSDVAAALNKMIARNKNQGRYAVFDMDNTSYQFDLEESLLPYLENKAVITRDSMDPSLKLIPFKDSAGHKESLYSYYHRLCEIDDAVCYPFAAQIFSGIPLRKLKVHVDELMKLKGSVPTTLYQGDTVVKVEVQPPKIYRGQVELFNKLRNNGIDVYIVSAASEELVRMVASDPQYGYNVTAKNVIGVTLLMKKLATGELTSSRKQIAAGTYDEKANLDLQMTPYLWTPATWKAGKWAAIMTYIDEWEPPILAAGDTPDSDGPMLFRVDVARGGRRLWVNRKEKYMRQLEGMIEKAKADQEREGLPVTAHMNWLVVKPEQIL